A region from the Variovorax sp. RKNM96 genome encodes:
- a CDS encoding ABC transporter permease, with the protein MSAVLPPESLPLPAAERSSPLAVWRTWRTWRTWRARLSGIGRLLLAWPVPLAVLLLWHIAARNEWIAPQVLPSPETVAATFVDALQSGELIENLRISLWRVFAGFGVGLVGGLLLGVAMGLSPTFKDYTYPLFKAFAQVPVLGWLPLLMLLVGIDEALKIILIAKASLVPIALNTFKGIQNVPTRYIEVARVFRFSRWQMLSKVVFPAALAPIWNGVRYGFTHAWLALVVVELLASSEGLGYMIVFGRQLFQLDVVLAAVVMVGAVGFVLDKLLALVETRLLRWRRAGF; encoded by the coding sequence ATGAGCGCGGTATTGCCTCCGGAATCGTTGCCGCTCCCCGCGGCCGAGCGGTCTTCGCCGCTTGCCGTGTGGCGCACCTGGCGCACCTGGCGCACCTGGCGCGCCCGGTTGTCGGGCATCGGGCGGCTCTTGCTTGCCTGGCCGGTGCCGCTGGCCGTGCTGCTCTTGTGGCACATCGCGGCGCGCAATGAATGGATCGCGCCGCAGGTGCTGCCGTCGCCCGAAACGGTGGCCGCCACTTTTGTGGATGCGCTGCAAAGCGGCGAGCTGATCGAAAACCTGCGCATCAGCCTCTGGCGCGTGTTCGCGGGCTTCGGCGTCGGACTGGTGGGCGGCCTGCTGCTCGGCGTGGCGATGGGCCTGTCGCCGACCTTCAAGGACTACACCTACCCGCTCTTCAAGGCCTTCGCGCAGGTGCCGGTGCTGGGGTGGCTGCCGCTGCTGATGCTGCTGGTGGGCATCGACGAGGCGCTCAAGATCATCCTGATCGCCAAGGCATCGCTCGTGCCCATCGCGCTCAACACCTTCAAGGGCATCCAGAACGTGCCCACGCGCTACATCGAGGTGGCGCGGGTGTTCCGCTTCAGCCGCTGGCAGATGCTGTCGAAGGTGGTGTTTCCGGCTGCATTGGCGCCGATCTGGAACGGCGTGCGCTATGGCTTCACGCACGCCTGGCTCGCGCTGGTGGTGGTCGAGCTGTTGGCGTCGAGCGAAGGGCTGGGCTACATGATCGTGTTCGGCCGGCAACTGTTCCAGCTCGATGTGGTGCTGGCGGCGGTGGTGATGGTGGGCGCGGTCGGGTTCGTGCTCGACAAGCTGCTCGCGCTCGTCGAGACGCGGCTGCTGCGCTGGCGGCGGGCGGGGTTCTGA
- a CDS encoding ABC transporter substrate-binding protein, with product MLKRSFLRHAAAWPLIAAAPRLLAAGNDASPPVIRIGVATGGVGNPVRFGGSSAALVHSTGALEEEFKADGTKIEWVFFKGAGPAVNEALVNKQLDLAWQGDLPSIVHRAGGVKTRIIAGSGVRNGLYLAVPPDSAVKRIEDLRGKRIALYKGTNLHLAAVRALAAHGLKESDVRLINLDLPGAQAALATKDIDGAFGYVELFVLRDKGVAKVIYSASEDSFRYTRQTVLLASDDFARNQPRATQRIVNTLVKVARRYSDESQRDEVFAQWGKAEVAEKYWREDFIGQPLRTRLSPLLDPFLVQRYKDSAEQALALKLVRGKAEIDSWFDRSFLDASLRELKLENYWPVYEANGEISGKQVAVLR from the coding sequence ATGCTCAAACGTTCGTTCCTCCGCCACGCCGCTGCGTGGCCCCTGATTGCCGCAGCGCCGCGCTTGCTGGCTGCCGGTAACGACGCATCACCGCCCGTCATCCGCATCGGCGTGGCGACCGGTGGCGTCGGCAATCCGGTGCGCTTCGGCGGCTCGTCGGCGGCGCTGGTTCACTCGACCGGTGCGCTGGAGGAAGAGTTCAAGGCCGACGGCACGAAGATCGAGTGGGTGTTCTTCAAAGGCGCGGGGCCGGCGGTGAACGAGGCGCTCGTCAACAAGCAACTGGACCTGGCCTGGCAGGGCGACCTGCCTTCCATCGTGCACCGCGCGGGCGGCGTCAAGACCCGGATCATCGCGGGCTCGGGCGTGCGCAACGGCCTGTACCTGGCGGTGCCGCCGGATTCGGCGGTCAAGCGCATCGAGGACCTGCGCGGCAAGCGCATCGCGCTCTACAAGGGCACGAACCTGCACCTGGCGGCCGTGCGCGCGCTGGCGGCACATGGGCTCAAGGAAAGCGATGTGCGCCTCATCAACCTCGACCTGCCGGGCGCGCAGGCCGCGCTGGCCACCAAGGACATCGACGGCGCGTTCGGCTATGTCGAGCTCTTCGTGCTGCGTGACAAGGGCGTGGCGAAGGTGATCTATTCGGCCTCCGAGGATTCGTTCAGGTACACGCGCCAGACCGTGCTGCTGGCCTCGGACGATTTCGCGCGCAACCAGCCCAGGGCCACGCAACGCATCGTGAACACGCTGGTGAAGGTGGCGCGCCGCTATTCCGACGAGTCGCAGCGCGACGAAGTGTTCGCGCAATGGGGCAAGGCGGAAGTGGCCGAGAAATACTGGCGCGAGGACTTCATCGGCCAGCCGCTGCGCACGCGCCTGTCGCCACTGCTCGATCCGTTCCTGGTGCAGCGCTACAAGGACTCCGCCGAGCAGGCACTGGCGCTCAAGCTGGTGCGCGGCAAGGCCGAGATCGACAGCTGGTTCGACCGCAGCTTTCTCGATGCATCGCTGCGCGAGCTCAAGCTCGAGAACTACTGGCCGGTGTACGAGGCCAACGGCGAGATCAGCGGCAAGCAGGTCGCGGTGTTGCGATGA
- a CDS encoding molybdopterin-binding protein, which yields MSIQAINVRNQFKGKVREIIRGDVVSEVDVETAWGIVTSVITTRSIDELQLKVGSDVVALVKSTEVSIAKL from the coding sequence ATGTCCATCCAAGCCATCAACGTGCGCAACCAGTTCAAGGGCAAGGTCCGCGAAATCATCCGCGGCGACGTCGTCTCCGAAGTCGATGTCGAGACCGCCTGGGGCATCGTGACCTCGGTCATCACCACGCGCTCGATCGACGAGCTGCAACTGAAGGTCGGCTCCGACGTAGTCGCGCTGGTGAAGTCGACCGAGGTTTCGATCGCAAAGCTCTGA
- a CDS encoding malonic semialdehyde reductase → MTTLNAIPEAALDQLFRKARTVHAFKPVPITDEVIRKLYDLVKWGPTAYNAQPARYVFVRSEEAKAKLKPAVSSGNTAQTLAAGVTVIVAHDTRFYEHLPTQFPAYDAKPFFEKSAEAAQATAFRNSSLQGAYLILAARSLGLDVGPQSGFNADLVDKAFFPDGRYRANFLVNLGVADHAGTFERGPRLAFDDVAEIV, encoded by the coding sequence ATGACAACACTCAACGCCATTCCCGAAGCGGCGCTCGACCAGCTGTTCCGCAAGGCGCGCACCGTGCACGCCTTCAAGCCGGTGCCCATCACCGACGAAGTCATCCGCAAGCTCTACGACCTCGTGAAGTGGGGCCCGACCGCCTACAACGCGCAGCCCGCGCGCTACGTGTTCGTGCGCAGCGAGGAGGCCAAGGCGAAGCTGAAACCCGCAGTTTCGTCCGGCAACACGGCGCAGACGCTGGCGGCTGGCGTGACGGTGATCGTGGCGCACGACACCCGCTTCTACGAGCACCTGCCCACGCAGTTCCCGGCCTATGACGCCAAGCCCTTCTTCGAGAAGAGCGCCGAGGCCGCGCAGGCCACGGCGTTTCGCAACAGCAGCCTGCAGGGCGCGTACCTGATCCTGGCGGCGCGTTCGCTTGGCCTGGACGTGGGGCCGCAGTCGGGCTTCAACGCTGACCTGGTCGACAAGGCGTTCTTCCCCGACGGCCGCTACCGCGCCAACTTTCTTGTGAATCTCGGTGTGGCCGATCACGCCGGCACTTTCGAGCGCGGGCCCCGGCTCGCGTTCGACGACGTGGCGGAGATCGTCTGA
- a CDS encoding aminotransferase class I/II-fold pyridoxal phosphate-dependent enzyme, translated as MSQNWKFETLSVHAGYSPDPTTRAVAPPIYQTVAYAFDSAQHGADLFDLKVPGNIYTRINNPTQDVLEQRVAALEGGIAALALASGQAAVTYAIQTIAEAGDNIVSSTALYGGTYNLFAHTLPQFGITTRFADHRDPSSFEKLFDDKTKAVFVESLGNPAGNVTDIAAIAEIAHRHGVPLIVDNTVPSPYLSRPIEHGADIVVHSLTKYLGGHGTSIGGAIVDSGKFPWAEHKARFKRLNEPDVSYHGVVYTEALGPAAYIGRARVVPLRNTGAAISPFNAFLILQGIETLALRMDRISSNALKVAQHLKTHKAVNWVNYAALEDHPDYALAQKYFGGKSSGVLTFGIGSGREGGAKFLDALKLFTRLVNIGDVRSLATHPASTTHRQLSPEELARAGVTEDTVRLSVGIEHIDDLIADLNVALAAAS; from the coding sequence ATGTCGCAGAACTGGAAATTCGAAACCCTGTCGGTGCACGCCGGCTACTCGCCCGATCCGACCACGCGCGCCGTTGCGCCGCCGATCTACCAGACGGTGGCCTACGCCTTCGACAGCGCGCAGCACGGCGCGGACCTGTTCGATCTGAAGGTGCCGGGCAACATCTACACCCGCATCAACAACCCGACGCAGGACGTGCTGGAGCAGCGAGTCGCCGCACTCGAAGGCGGCATTGCAGCGCTCGCACTGGCTTCGGGCCAGGCGGCCGTGACCTATGCGATCCAGACCATCGCGGAAGCCGGCGACAACATCGTGAGCAGCACCGCGCTGTATGGCGGCACCTACAACCTATTTGCGCACACGCTGCCGCAGTTCGGCATCACCACGCGCTTTGCGGACCACCGCGATCCTTCGAGCTTCGAGAAGCTCTTCGACGACAAGACCAAGGCGGTGTTCGTCGAGTCGCTGGGCAACCCCGCCGGCAACGTGACCGACATCGCGGCCATCGCCGAGATCGCGCACCGCCACGGCGTGCCGCTGATCGTGGACAACACCGTGCCCTCGCCTTACCTGAGCCGGCCCATCGAGCATGGCGCCGACATCGTGGTGCATTCGCTCACCAAGTACCTGGGCGGCCACGGCACGAGCATCGGCGGCGCCATCGTCGATTCCGGCAAGTTCCCGTGGGCCGAGCACAAGGCGCGCTTCAAGCGCCTGAACGAGCCCGACGTGAGCTACCACGGCGTGGTCTATACCGAGGCGCTGGGCCCGGCCGCGTACATCGGCCGTGCACGCGTGGTGCCGCTGCGCAACACGGGTGCGGCCATCTCGCCGTTCAACGCCTTCCTGATCCTGCAGGGCATCGAGACGCTCGCGCTGCGCATGGACCGCATCAGCAGCAACGCGCTCAAGGTGGCGCAGCACCTGAAGACGCACAAGGCCGTGAACTGGGTCAACTACGCGGCGCTCGAAGACCATCCGGACTACGCGCTGGCGCAGAAGTACTTCGGCGGCAAGTCCAGCGGCGTGCTGACCTTCGGCATCGGCAGCGGCCGTGAAGGCGGCGCGAAATTCCTCGATGCGTTGAAGCTCTTCACGCGCCTCGTGAACATCGGCGACGTGCGCTCGCTGGCCACGCACCCAGCCTCGACCACGCACCGGCAGCTTTCGCCCGAAGAGCTCGCAAGGGCTGGTGTGACGGAAGACACGGTGCGCCTGTCAGTCGGCATCGAGCACATCGACGATTTGATTGCTGACCTCAACGTCGCGTTGGCCGCCGCATCCTGA
- a CDS encoding ATP-binding cassette domain-containing protein, whose product MSAVLKDIQPQAIAGGVRLEARGLHKRYGTRDVLRNTKLTIEPGQFIAIVGRSGCGKSTLLRLIAGLEEATSGGLYTDGKAVNGLHDDTRIMFQEARLLPWRRVLDNVTLGLSNDAKPRGKEVLAQVGLADRENEWPARLSGGQRQRVSLARALVHHPRLLLLDEPLGALDALTRIEMHRLIENLWQRHRFTALLVTHDVQEAVALADRVILIEDGRIALDENIALARPRSQGDPAFAAIEKRILDRVLQKPGTPEEADSSADANWLGTPAHALRWAI is encoded by the coding sequence ATGAGTGCCGTTCTGAAAGACATCCAACCCCAGGCCATCGCAGGCGGTGTGCGCCTCGAAGCACGTGGCCTGCACAAGCGCTACGGCACGCGCGACGTGCTGCGCAATACCAAGCTCACCATCGAGCCGGGCCAGTTCATCGCCATCGTGGGCCGCAGCGGTTGCGGCAAGAGCACGCTGCTGCGGTTGATCGCGGGGCTCGAAGAAGCGACCTCCGGTGGCCTCTACACCGATGGCAAGGCCGTGAACGGCCTGCACGATGACACCCGCATCATGTTCCAGGAGGCGCGCCTCCTGCCTTGGCGCCGCGTGCTCGACAACGTGACGCTGGGTTTGTCGAACGACGCCAAGCCGCGCGGCAAGGAAGTGCTCGCGCAGGTGGGCCTGGCCGACCGCGAGAACGAATGGCCGGCGCGCCTGTCGGGCGGCCAGCGCCAGCGTGTGTCGCTGGCGCGGGCGCTGGTGCATCACCCGCGCCTCTTGTTGCTCGACGAACCGCTGGGTGCGCTCGACGCGCTCACCCGCATCGAGATGCACCGGCTCATCGAGAACCTCTGGCAGCGCCATCGCTTCACCGCCTTGCTGGTGACGCACGACGTGCAGGAAGCCGTGGCCCTGGCGGACCGCGTGATCCTGATCGAAGACGGCCGCATCGCACTCGACGAAAACATCGCACTCGCACGCCCGCGCTCGCAGGGCGACCCGGCCTTCGCGGCCATCGAAAAACGCATCCTCGACAGGGTGCTGCAAAAGCCCGGAACTCCCGAAGAGGCCGACAGCAGCGCCGACGCCAACTGGCTCGGAACACCCGCGCACGCGCTGCGCTGGGCGATCTGA
- a CDS encoding aliphatic sulfonate ABC transporter substrate-binding protein: MNRSISRRTAIATLGALSAGAVLAQGVAPRPVTVRFGYQKSSTLTALLKAQGTLEKQLAPLNATLSWHEFTSGLPLLEALNLNNLDISADVADTVPVFAQAAGAELTFIAQEAPSPAAQAIVVKDDSPLKTVADLKGKKVGFAKAAGAHYLLIAALEKAGLSFKDIEPAYLTPADGRAAFEKGAIDAWVVWDPFLAAAQRQSKVRVLADGAGIASYQRYYLASTKFAKARPDVLRVIYAELEKTGKWVKQNPKEAAALLSPVWGLDAATIEQANSRRSYAVRPVVAEGLTEQQRIADAFFGEKLLPRKLNALDVALFKPGA; encoded by the coding sequence ATGAACAGATCCATTTCCCGCCGCACAGCCATCGCCACGTTGGGTGCCCTGAGTGCAGGTGCCGTGCTGGCACAGGGCGTTGCTCCGCGACCCGTCACCGTGCGCTTCGGCTACCAGAAGTCGTCGACGCTCACGGCCTTGCTCAAGGCACAAGGCACGCTCGAAAAGCAACTCGCGCCGCTCAATGCCACGCTGAGCTGGCACGAGTTCACCAGCGGCCTGCCGCTGCTCGAGGCACTGAACCTGAACAACCTCGACATCAGCGCCGACGTGGCCGACACGGTGCCCGTGTTCGCGCAGGCGGCCGGTGCCGAGCTGACCTTCATCGCGCAGGAAGCGCCGTCGCCCGCGGCGCAGGCCATCGTCGTGAAAGACGACTCGCCGCTCAAGACCGTGGCCGACCTGAAGGGCAAGAAGGTCGGCTTCGCGAAGGCGGCTGGCGCGCACTACCTGCTGATCGCCGCGCTGGAGAAGGCCGGCCTCTCGTTCAAGGACATCGAGCCCGCGTATCTCACACCGGCCGATGGCCGCGCCGCCTTCGAGAAAGGCGCGATCGACGCGTGGGTGGTGTGGGACCCGTTCCTCGCCGCGGCGCAGCGACAGTCGAAGGTGCGTGTGCTGGCCGACGGCGCGGGCATCGCGTCGTACCAGCGCTATTACCTCGCGAGCACCAAGTTCGCGAAGGCGCGGCCCGATGTGCTGCGCGTGATCTATGCCGAGCTCGAGAAGACCGGCAAATGGGTCAAGCAGAACCCCAAGGAGGCGGCCGCGCTGCTGTCGCCCGTGTGGGGGCTTGACGCCGCCACCATCGAACAAGCCAACAGCCGCCGCAGCTATGCAGTGCGCCCGGTCGTGGCCGAGGGCCTGACCGAGCAGCAGCGCATCGCCGATGCCTTCTTCGGCGAAAAGTTGCTGCCCCGAAAACTCAATGCGCTCGACGTGGCGCTGTTCAAACCCGGAGCCTGA
- the ssuC gene encoding aliphatic sulfonate ABC transporter permease SsuC yields MTEQVQELPVASTDSDAASGNAFKAFGLNVAGRLVPWLVPVGLIVFWQIASSLGWLSTRVLPAPVDVVKAAWSLTVSGELWTHVKVSAGRALAGLAIGGGAGLALGLLTGSVKFAETLLDSTIQMVRNIPALALIPLVILWFGIDESAKLFLISVSVFFPIYLNTFHGIRNVDPQLIEMGRTYGLTRWQLYREVILPGALSSILVGLRFSLGLMWVILIVAETISAQAGIGYLTMNAREFLQTDIVLVGILLYALLGKLADLFARGLEQWWLRWHPGYQKKPK; encoded by the coding sequence ATGACTGAACAAGTGCAGGAGCTTCCGGTGGCTTCAACCGATTCCGATGCAGCTTCCGGCAACGCGTTCAAGGCCTTCGGCCTCAACGTCGCAGGCCGCCTCGTTCCCTGGCTCGTGCCGGTGGGGCTCATCGTGTTCTGGCAGATCGCCTCGTCGCTCGGCTGGTTGTCGACGCGCGTGCTGCCGGCACCGGTCGACGTGGTCAAGGCCGCATGGTCGCTCACTGTTTCCGGCGAACTCTGGACGCATGTGAAGGTGAGCGCCGGCCGTGCGCTCGCGGGCCTGGCCATCGGCGGCGGTGCCGGGCTGGCGCTGGGCCTGCTCACGGGCTCGGTGAAGTTCGCCGAGACGCTGCTCGATTCGACCATCCAGATGGTGCGCAACATCCCCGCGCTCGCGCTGATTCCGCTGGTGATCCTCTGGTTCGGCATCGACGAATCGGCCAAGCTGTTCTTGATCTCGGTGTCGGTGTTCTTTCCGATCTACCTCAACACCTTCCACGGCATCCGCAACGTCGATCCGCAGCTCATCGAGATGGGCCGCACTTACGGCCTCACGCGCTGGCAGCTGTACCGCGAGGTGATCCTGCCGGGGGCGCTGTCGTCGATTCTCGTGGGCCTGCGTTTTTCGCTGGGCCTCATGTGGGTGATCCTGATCGTGGCCGAGACCATCTCAGCGCAGGCCGGCATCGGGTATCTGACGATGAACGCCCGCGAGTTCCTGCAGACCGACATCGTGCTCGTGGGCATCCTGCTGTATGCACTGCTCGGCAAGCTGGCCGACCTGTTCGCGCGCGGCCTGGAGCAGTGGTGGCTGCGCTGGCACCCGGGCTACCAGAAGAAGCCGAAGTGA
- the ssuD gene encoding FMNH2-dependent alkanesulfonate monooxygenase, translated as MQIFWFLPTHGDSRYLGTSEGARPIDLAYLQQIAGAADNLGYEGVLIPTGRSCEDPWVIASSLIGSTKNLKFLVAVRPGLHQPSLAARMAATFDRLSGGRLLVNLVTGGDQAELEGDGVYLDHASRYEQSAEFIRIWREILTRSHDGQSYDFEGKHLSVKGAKLLYPPVQTPYPPVWFGGSSAAAHDLAAEQVDAYLTWGEPPAEVAKKIADVRARAERQGRRVEFGIRLHVIVRETEDAAWKAAEELISRVDDETVIRAQAAFARMDSEGQRRMAALHAGGAKRSRAELEISPNLWAGVGLVRGGAGTALVGDAKTVAARIEEYAALGLDKFILSGYPHLEEAYRFAELVFPLLSRKAQARLAGGSLSGPFGEVVANLDAPSRLVSQS; from the coding sequence ATGCAGATCTTCTGGTTCCTCCCCACGCACGGCGACAGCCGCTACCTCGGCACGAGCGAGGGCGCGCGCCCCATCGACCTGGCCTACCTGCAGCAGATCGCGGGCGCGGCCGACAACCTCGGCTACGAAGGCGTGTTGATTCCCACCGGCCGCTCGTGCGAAGACCCGTGGGTGATCGCCTCCAGCCTGATCGGCTCGACCAAGAATCTCAAGTTCCTGGTGGCCGTGCGCCCGGGCCTGCACCAGCCGAGCCTTGCCGCGCGCATGGCCGCGACCTTCGACCGGCTCTCGGGCGGGCGCCTGCTCGTGAACCTCGTGACCGGTGGTGACCAGGCCGAGCTGGAAGGCGACGGCGTGTACTTGGATCACGCCTCGCGCTACGAGCAATCGGCCGAATTCATCCGCATCTGGCGCGAGATCCTCACGCGCAGCCATGACGGCCAAAGCTATGACTTCGAAGGCAAGCACCTGAGCGTGAAGGGCGCCAAGCTGCTGTATCCGCCCGTGCAGACGCCGTACCCGCCCGTGTGGTTCGGCGGCTCGTCGGCTGCTGCCCACGACCTCGCCGCAGAGCAGGTCGATGCGTACCTGACGTGGGGCGAGCCGCCCGCCGAAGTCGCCAAGAAGATCGCCGACGTGCGCGCACGCGCCGAACGGCAAGGCCGCCGCGTCGAGTTCGGCATCCGCCTGCATGTGATCGTGCGCGAGACCGAAGACGCCGCATGGAAGGCCGCCGAGGAACTGATCAGCCGCGTGGACGACGAGACCGTCATCCGCGCCCAGGCCGCCTTCGCGCGGATGGACTCCGAAGGCCAGCGCCGCATGGCCGCGCTGCATGCCGGCGGCGCCAAGCGCTCGCGCGCCGAGCTGGAGATTTCGCCGAACCTGTGGGCCGGCGTGGGCCTGGTGCGCGGCGGTGCGGGTACGGCCCTCGTGGGCGATGCCAAGACCGTGGCCGCGCGCATCGAGGAATACGCGGCGCTCGGCCTCGACAAATTCATTCTCTCGGGCTACCCGCATCTGGAAGAGGCCTACCGCTTCGCCGAGCTGGTCTTCCCGCTGCTCTCGCGCAAGGCGCAGGCGCGGCTCGCGGGCGGTTCGCTGAGCGGTCCGTTCGGCGAGGTCGTCGCGAATCTCGATGCACCCTCGCGCCTCGTCTCCCAGAGCTGA
- a CDS encoding sulfonate ABC transporter substrate-binding protein, translating into MTRISIPRRRLIQGAAAAAIALPSFAALAQAPARQFRIGNQKGTLNILKGRGTLEKRLAPLGVTVKWTEFTAGPVQLEALNVGSIDFGDVGEAPPIFAQAAGAPLAYVAATQYRPQTEAVLVPKGSAIKTVADLKGKKIALNKGSNVHYFIVKLFEKHGLSYADLNLAYLPPADARAAFEKGSVDAWVIWDPFLAAAEKALDARILADATGVVGNRAYYFSSLDYVAKNADVLAIAIDELNKVDAWGTANKGDLAAELAALWGLPKPVADVTVNRTAYGITPITKAILAEQQKIADTFFELKLIPKKINVLEAAGAGVA; encoded by the coding sequence ATGACCCGCATCTCCATTCCCCGACGCCGCCTGATCCAGGGCGCCGCAGCCGCAGCCATCGCGCTGCCTTCGTTCGCCGCGCTGGCACAGGCGCCCGCGCGCCAGTTCCGCATCGGCAACCAGAAGGGCACGCTCAACATCCTCAAGGGCCGCGGCACGCTCGAGAAGCGTCTCGCGCCGCTCGGCGTCACGGTCAAGTGGACCGAGTTCACGGCCGGGCCGGTGCAGCTCGAAGCGCTCAATGTCGGCTCGATCGACTTCGGCGATGTCGGCGAGGCGCCGCCCATCTTCGCGCAGGCCGCAGGAGCGCCGCTGGCCTACGTGGCCGCCACGCAGTATCGCCCGCAGACCGAGGCGGTGCTGGTGCCCAAGGGCTCGGCCATCAAGACCGTGGCTGACCTCAAGGGCAAGAAGATCGCGCTCAACAAGGGCTCGAACGTCCACTACTTCATCGTCAAGCTGTTCGAGAAGCACGGCCTGTCGTATGCCGACCTGAACCTGGCCTACCTGCCGCCGGCCGATGCGCGCGCCGCGTTCGAAAAAGGTTCGGTCGATGCGTGGGTGATCTGGGACCCGTTCCTGGCCGCCGCGGAGAAAGCGCTCGACGCGCGCATCCTCGCCGACGCCACGGGTGTCGTCGGCAACCGCGCCTACTACTTCTCGTCGCTCGACTACGTGGCGAAGAACGCCGACGTGCTCGCCATCGCCATCGACGAACTCAACAAGGTCGATGCCTGGGGCACGGCGAACAAGGGCGATCTCGCCGCCGAACTGGCCGCGCTGTGGGGCCTGCCGAAACCGGTGGCCGATGTCACCGTGAACCGCACCGCCTACGGCATCACGCCGATCACCAAGGCCATCCTGGCCGAGCAGCAGAAGATCGCCGACACCTTCTTCGAGCTCAAGCTGATCCCCAAGAAGATCAACGTGCTCGAAGCCGCCGGCGCGGGAGTCGCGTGA
- a CDS encoding sulfonate ABC transporter substrate-binding protein produces the protein MNPVATEDSAFEAPPRSIWQALRDLAISTVVVAAIALIVSFIAASSAHAQGKPKGELRIGYQKSASLFVLQKAQGTLEKKLAPLGFGVKWVEFPAGPQLLEGLNVGAVDVGYVGEAPPIFAQAAGAKFVYFGYDPAAPRAEAILVTKDSPIKSVADLKGKKVALNKGSNVHYLLVKQLEKNGLKFSDIQPVYLAPADGRAAFESKNVDAWVIWDPFQAAAEKATGARVLADGTTDVVNNYQFYLGERGFVKNNPKVIDALFADSVEQGIWLKKNLRQAAEQIAPLQGLPVDVVELALRRYEFNVKPITPAVAAGQQQIADTFFALKLIPKPIKVSDAVVTAQP, from the coding sequence ATGAACCCCGTTGCCACCGAAGACTCCGCGTTCGAAGCGCCGCCGCGCTCGATCTGGCAGGCGCTGCGCGATCTCGCGATCAGCACCGTCGTGGTTGCCGCCATCGCGCTGATCGTGAGCTTCATTGCCGCCTCCTCGGCTCATGCGCAGGGCAAGCCCAAGGGCGAGCTGCGCATCGGCTATCAGAAATCCGCCAGCCTCTTCGTGCTGCAGAAGGCGCAGGGCACGCTCGAGAAGAAGCTCGCGCCGCTGGGCTTCGGCGTGAAGTGGGTCGAGTTCCCGGCCGGCCCACAACTGCTCGAAGGCCTGAATGTCGGCGCGGTCGACGTGGGCTATGTCGGTGAGGCGCCGCCCATCTTCGCGCAGGCCGCGGGGGCCAAGTTCGTCTACTTCGGCTATGACCCGGCCGCGCCGCGCGCCGAGGCGATCCTGGTCACGAAAGACTCGCCGATCAAGTCCGTCGCGGACCTGAAGGGCAAGAAGGTCGCGCTCAACAAGGGCAGCAACGTGCACTACCTGCTCGTCAAGCAGCTCGAGAAGAACGGCCTGAAATTCTCCGACATCCAGCCCGTGTACCTCGCACCGGCCGACGGCCGCGCCGCCTTCGAGAGCAAGAACGTCGATGCGTGGGTGATCTGGGACCCGTTCCAGGCGGCAGCCGAGAAGGCCACCGGCGCTCGTGTGCTGGCCGACGGAACGACCGACGTGGTCAACAACTACCAGTTCTACCTGGGCGAACGCGGCTTCGTGAAGAACAACCCGAAGGTCATCGACGCGCTCTTCGCCGATTCGGTGGAGCAGGGCATCTGGCTCAAGAAGAACCTGCGCCAGGCGGCCGAGCAGATCGCGCCGCTGCAGGGCCTGCCGGTCGATGTGGTCGAGCTGGCATTGCGTCGCTACGAGTTCAACGTGAAGCCGATCACGCCCGCCGTCGCGGCCGGCCAGCAGCAGATCGCCGACACCTTCTTCGCGCTGAAGCTCATTCCCAAGCCCATCAAGGTCAGCGACGCGGTTGTCACCGCGCAGCCCTGA
- the ssuE gene encoding NADPH-dependent FMN reductase, which yields MSVLLIAGSPSAPSRSTALLEAVGDRLAKRHARIERLAIRDLPAQALLLAEWNHPAIERAIAQVAAARVIVVATPVYKAAYSGVLKVFLDLLAQNALKGKTVLPLATGGSPHHMLALDYALRPVLQSLAARHILPGVYASDSQIVLTPENAYQVHNDLAERLNEAVEVLATEGLKLPATHGFEPVPFSRVRCSV from the coding sequence GTGTCCGTTCTCCTGATTGCCGGCAGCCCCTCGGCCCCGTCCCGTTCCACCGCCTTGCTCGAGGCCGTGGGCGACCGGCTGGCCAAACGCCATGCCCGCATCGAACGGCTCGCGATCCGCGACCTGCCCGCGCAGGCGCTGCTGCTGGCCGAGTGGAACCATCCGGCCATCGAGCGCGCCATCGCCCAGGTGGCGGCGGCCCGCGTGATCGTGGTGGCCACGCCGGTCTACAAGGCGGCCTACAGCGGTGTGCTGAAGGTCTTTCTGGACCTGCTCGCGCAGAACGCCCTCAAGGGCAAGACCGTGCTTCCGCTGGCTACCGGTGGCAGCCCCCATCACATGCTTGCGCTCGACTATGCGCTGCGGCCCGTGCTGCAGTCGCTGGCGGCGCGTCACATCCTGCCGGGCGTCTACGCGAGCGATTCGCAGATCGTGCTGACGCCCGAGAACGCTTATCAGGTGCACAACGACCTGGCCGAGCGACTCAATGAGGCCGTCGAGGTGCTTGCGACCGAAGGCCTGAAGCTGCCTGCGACACACGGCTTCGAGCCCGTGCCGTTCTCCCGCGTGCGATGTAGCGTCTGA